One Halanaerobium hydrogeniformans genomic window, TTCTTCTGCAGTTTCTGCTGTTTCTTCGTTTTCCTCTGCAGTTTCAAGCTCCTCGCTGTCATCAGCTTCTTTATCATCTGTAGTATCTTCTACTGTTTCTTCTGTTGTTTCTTCTATTACTTCCTCTGTAGTTTCTTCAGTAGTTTCTTCGCTAACCTCTTTAACCTCCTCTACAACTTCTTCAGCCTGCTCTTCAACATTTTCATTTTCTGTTTTTTCAATTTTCATTTCTTTGTTTTCTTCGTTCATTAACTGAATAACCTCCCTTATTAACCAGTCTGGAGTCGATGCTCCAGCTGTAATTCCAACTTTGTTTTTTCCATTTAGCCAAGTTCTATTTATTTCATTGGCTGTTTCTATATGATAAGTAGGGGTGCCTGTCGCTGTACATATTTCTGCCAGTCTAGTGGTGTTAGCACTATTACGGCCCCCTATTACAAACATGATATCTACCTCTTCTGCTAATTTTTTAGCTGAAGATTGTCTGACATCAGTGGTGTTACAAATAGTATTATAAACTTTTAGTTCTTTTACCTCAGTAATAATATAAGATATTATATCTCTAAAGGATTCAGGAGATTTTGTTGTTTGAGCAACAAAACCAACCTTTTTACTCAAATCTTTTCTATCTAGATCTTCTTTATCTTTTATGATTATAGATTTTTTCTCTGTTGAACCATAAATGCCCTTTACTTCTGGATGATCCTTATCTCCATAAATAAAAGTTTGATAACCTTCATCTACAAGCTTTCTTGCATATTTCTGAGCATTTTTAACAAATGGGCAAGTTGCATCAATAATCTTTAAGCCTTTTGCTTTAGCTTTATCCAAAACCTCTGGTGCAACTCCATGAGAGCGGATTATAATTATTCCAGATTCTATTTCAGATAATGATGAGGCAACTTTAACATTCTTCTTTTCTAAATTTTCTACTACCTGTGGATTATGAATTAAAGGACCCAGTGTATAAACAGGAGTATTTTCGTTCTGGCCGGCAGCTTCTAAAACCATATCAATTGCCCTTTCTACCCCAAAACAAAATCCTGCTTCTTCTGAAGTAATAACCTCCAGAATACTCACCTCCTTCCAACAATACCAGCAAATAGAAAAACGAAGTTAATCTTTTATTGCCTCTTAACCTTTTTCTCTATTTGTCGTCAAATTCCTTCATTAAACATAAAAAAATATGAAAAATATCTGGAGATTTCAATTTCTGTTTGATTTAAGCTTAAGAATTTACTAATTTAACAATTTTTTCTTTAATATATTGTGCTGCTTCTTTTTGCTGCTGATCAGATAAGTGCTTTTTGGGGAAGTCTTCCATGGTAAAAGCCTCACCAATATTGATTGTAATTCTACCTTTACTTTTTATGTTTTTGATCCCAACTGGCACAATCGGAACCCTGCTTCTGACTGCTAGCATTACTGAACCGTCTTTTAAATCTGCTACTTCACTTTCGTCTCCCCTTGTACCTTCTGGGAAAAGACCAAGCACTTCATCATTTTTTAAAATATTTAAAGCTTTTTTAACTGCTTTAATATCTGTGCTATCTCTATCTACAGGAAAAGCATCTGCAATATATAGTATAACTTTTAAAATCGGATTTTCAAATAGTTCTTTTTTTGCCATAAAATGTACGGGCCTGTTTAATACAGAAGCAATTAAAGGTGGGTCTAATAAACTTATGTGATTAGACATAATTATAACCCCTCCCTCTTGAGGAAGGTTTTCCTGACCACTCACTTTTGCTCTAAAAAATACCCTAAAAATAAAGTATATTATTTTAGAAATTAATTTGTAAAGAAATTTCCTCATTGATCATGCACCTTCAATTATGGCTTTTATTTTAGAAACTACTTCTTCTATAGAAAGCTCAGTACTATCTATAACAACAGCATCATCTGCAATCTTTAAAGGAGAATGCTCTCTCTGACTATCAAGCTTATCCCTTCTTGCTATATTTTCTTTTATCTCTTCATAATTAGCTTCTTTATTTTTCTCTTTCATTTCTTCAAATCGTCTTCTTGCTCGTTCTTCTATGGAAGCTGTTAAATAAAATTTATGTTCAGCCTCTTTTAAAACAACAGTAGTTATATCTCTACCATCCATAACCACTTTGTTTTTAGCAGCTAATTCTTGATGCTTTTTTACTAAAATCTCACGAACTCCTTTAACAGCAGCAGTTTTTGAAACATTTTTGTTAACCTGGCTGCTTCTGATTTCTTTACTTACATTTTTAGAATTCAAAAATATTTCTCCATCTTTATTAAAATTTATCTCGATTGATTTAGTTAGTTTAACTAGTGCTTCTTTATTGTTTAAATCAATCCCTTCTTGTAAAGCAGCATAAGTTACTGCTCTATACATAGCTCCAGTATCAAGATGTATATAACCGAGCTCTTCAGCCAGTCTGCGGGCAATGGTGCTTTTGCCAGCACCTCCCGGGCCATCAATCGCAATTACATTATCCATTATAAACACATCTCTTTCAGAAAGTTCATATTTAATCCAATAAATCAGGCCTTAATTTTTCTGCTTTTTTAAGATATTGATGTTTTACATCTTGCTTATCTTTGTGACCATCAACATGTATTAATAATCTTATCATTTTAGCACTACTATTTTCAACCTTCATTTCCTGAAGGCATAAAATTGGAGTTAACTCTAAACCCAGTTCGCGAATTGCTTTACCTGGATAAACTTTATCTAAATCATCAGTAGCAGATGTAATAATACTAACTAAGTCATCTTCTTTTAAATCATTCTCTTCTAATGTTTTTCTCATTAATTCTTTAGTTGCTTGTATAATTGCTGTTTCTGTATTTTCTTCAACACTTATTGCTCCTCGCAGTGCGTACATCAAAATTCCTCCCGATTAATTATCAATTTTATCCAGTTTATGCAAAGCAAATTTTGCTGCTTCCTGTTCAGCTTCTTTTTTACTTGAACCCTGCCCAGAGCCAAGACTATTTTCTTTAAGTTTCACAGCAACAATAAAAGTTTTATTGTGATCAGGACCTTTTTCATCGATAACTTCATATTCCGGTCTAATATTACCATCCTGCTGAATTATCTCCTGCAGCATAGTTTTATAGTCCTGAATATGGTTGCCCATTGCAACTTCTTTAATATCTTCTTTTAATATTTTTAATACAAAATCACTGGCTGCTGTAAAACCCTGATCAAGGTATAAAGCACCAAAAATTGCTTCCATAGAATCTGCAAGAATAGAATCTCTTTCTCTTCCACCCGTCATCTCTTCACCTTTACCTAAAAAAAGATATCTCCCTAATTCTAATTTTTTAGCAGCTTCTGCCAAAATAGGAGCACTAACAACAACAGCCCTCATTTTTGCTAATTCTCCTTCAGGAAAATCAGAAAACTTATTAAAAATATAAGTACTGACTGCAAGGCTTAAAACAGAATCTCCTAAAAACTCAAGTCTTTCATTATCTTTAATTGAAAGATTTTTGTTTTCATTGGGAAAAGATTTATGGGTTAGAGCTCTCTGCAATAATTTCTTATTTGAAAATTCAATTTCAATTTCTTTTTCAAACTCTAAAATATTTTTTTTATTATTTAACTCATCCATCTAAATTTCACCACCTAAAAAAAAATAAAAAGGGATGAAAACTCCACAATGGGAGCTTCATCCTGGATTATTCATTAAAGTACTTCTTCTAAATAATTTACTGCATCCCCAACAGTACGAATATTTTCTGCATCCTCATCAGGAATTTCTACATCAAATTCTTCTTCAAATGCCATAACTAATTCTACAACATCTAAAGAATCTGCTCCAAGGTCTTCTATAAATGAAGAGTCTTCAGTTATTTCATCTTTATCAACTGCTAATTCCTCTGCAACAATTTCAATAATTTTATCAATGGTATCTGCCACTCCATTCACCTCCTTTCACTAAGTTTTCTTTAATAGACGCATGGATAACTTAGTATTAGCACATGGTTAACCTAAACTCATGCCACCATCTATGCTAATAACCTGCCCATTTATGTAGTTTGCTTTATCAGAAGCTAAAAAGGCAACTAAATCTGCCACTTCTTCTGCTCTACCAAAACGAGCTAATGGCACTCTATTTATTATATCATCTTTTATACTATCTTTTAACTCATCAGTCATTTCAGTTTCTATAAAACCAGGGGCTATTGCATTACTACAAACTCCTTTTGAAGCCAATTCCTTAGCTAAGGTTTTAGTAAAACCAATCATCCCTGCTTTAGCAGCAGAATAATTTGCCTGACCGGGATTCCCAATTAAGCCAATCACTGAGGAAATATTAATTATTTTCCCATTATCTGCTTTTAAAAGATAACGAACTGCATTTTTCGTGCAGTTAAAGGTACCTTTTAAATTAATATCCATTACCTTGTCCCAGTCTTCTTCTTTCATCCTTAAAAGAAGTTTGTCTCTTGTTATCCCAGCATTATTAACTAAAACATCCAAGCCACCAAGAGTTTTATAAGCCTTTTTGACAAGTTCAGCTGCTTGATCAAAGTCACTAATATCTGCCTGAATTACATAAGCATTACCTCCAGATTCTTTTATAGAATCTCTAAGTTCATTAGCTTTATCTTCAGAACTAGCATAATTTATTATAACATCTGCACCTAAATCTGCCAACTTTATTGCGATTTCTGCTCCAATACCGCGTGAGCTCCCGCTAATTAAAACTTTTTTATTCTTTAGATCAATCAAATCTGTCACCTCTTTATGATAAATATTAGTTATTTAATTAAACTAAAATTTTTCTTTATAACTGATTCTGCATCTCTTATTATATCATCCATAATTTCTTTTACATCTTTTATTTCAGAAATCATTCCTGCAATTTGACCGGCCATTACACTACCTTCTTTTATATCTCCATCAACAACCGCATCTCTCAACTTGCCGGTACCTAATTCTTCAATCTTTTTGGGATCTACTCCCTCTTGCTCTAGTTTATCCAGTCTTCTTGTTAAGGAATTTTTTAGATTACGGACGGGATGGCCTGTACTTCTGCCAGTTACTACTGCATCTCTGTCTCTGGCATTGATAATTGCTTCTTTGTATTCTTTTGCTGCTGTACATTCAGTGGAACAAACAAATCTTGTTCCTATCTGGGCACCCGCAGCTCCAAGTGCAAGTACAGCGGCTAAAGTTCTTCCATCTCCAATTCCTCCTGCTGCAATAACAGGTATGTCAACTGCATCTGCAACCTGAGGAACTAAAGCCATAGTTGTTAATTCACCAATATGGCCACCAGCCTCAGTACCTTCTACTATAACAGCATCTACATCTAAGCGCTGCATTCTTTTGGCCAGGGCAACTGAAGGAACTACCGGAATAACTTTGGAACCCATCTCCTGAAATCTTTTTACATGTTTACCCGGATTTCCAGCTCCGGTTGTTATTACAGGAACTTTCTTTTCTATAGCTAATTCAATTATATCATCAGCAAATGGTGATAATAACATAATGTTTAAACCAAAATTTTTATCAGTTAGAGACTTTACTTTCTCAATTTCTTTTTCTATTACATCTGCCGGAGCATTTCCTGCTCCAATTACACCTAATCCACCAGCCTGTGATACAGCTGCAGCTAATTCTCCAGTTGCTACCCAGGCCATGCCTCCCTGTATAATTGGACTCTCTATTTCTAATATATCACATAATTTAGTTTTTAATGACATTTTAATCCAACTCCTCATTCTTTTCAACTTCAGATTTAATCAAAGAAACAATATTCTCTTTTACCGAATTTTTAGCTGCTTTAACTGCATTACAAATTGCAGTTGCATCAGAACTTCCATGAGCAATTATTACAACACCTTTAATACCTAAAAGAGGTGCTCCCCCATATTGGCGGTAATCGATCTTATTTAAAACTTTTTTTAAATAAGGCTTTATTAATAGTCCAGCTAATTTAGATCTTAAATCACTTTCAAAACTCTCTTTAATTAATTCAACAAAAAAAGAAGCTGCTCCCTCTGTAGTCTTTAAAACAACATTTCCAACAAAACCATCAGTAACTAAAACATCACATTTATCTTCAAAAATATCTCTACCTTCACAATTGCCAATAAAATTTTTAATTCTGGGGTCTTTTTCTAAAAGCTCATAACTTTCTTTGCTTAAATTATTACCTTTAGATTTTTCTTCACCAATATTTAAAAGAGCAACCCTTGGCTCATCAATTTTCATTATATGTTTAGCATAAAGCTGGCCCATTAGAGCAAATTGTAGTATATTTTCTGGACTACAGTCAGTATTAGCTCCATTGTCAAGAACAAGTGTGCTGCCTTTTTTGGCCGGGAAGTTCACTGCAATAGGGGGTCTTGATATTCCTTTGATTCGACCAACCCTCAGTAAACTACCTGCCATAACTGAACCTGTATTACCCGGAGAGATAAAAGCATCTATCTCACCAGATCTAAGTAATTTTGCACCAACATTAACTGTTGCATTTTTTTTCTTTTTCAAAGCTTTAATTGGTGCTTCATCCATATTTATTATTTGATCTGCTTTTTCTATTTTTACTCTATTTTTATCAATATCTAATTTTGCTAACTCCTGATTTATAATATCATATCTGCCAATGAGGGTCAATTCTATATCTGCTTCTTCTTTAGCAGCATTTACTGCCCCTTTTATTAACTCTTCTGGAGCTTTTTCACCACTCATAACATCAACTGCTATTTTATACATATTGCTGCCTCCTTATGAAAAAAGAAGAAATAATATCTTAATCATTTGCAAAACATTATATCTCAACCGTCGGTCAAATGCAAGTTTTTGAAAATAAAAAACAGAGAACCCCACAAATAAGGATATCTCTGCTTTCTAATACAATTATTTAATTTCCACTCACCTTTTTTCCTTTATAATGTCCACATTCTGGACAAACATGATGAGGTAAAATCTTTTCATGGCAATTTGAACATTCTACAAGAGTTGGAGCACTCAATTTTTTATGGGTACGTCTTTTACGCTTGCGTGTTTTAGAAGTCCGTTTCTTGGGTACAGCCATATTCTCCCACCTCCTTTAATAATCAGTCATCATAAAACTCTTTAAGTTTTTGTAGACGAGGATCAATATTCTCTATCTCACAATCACATTCACCTTCATTTAAGTTCTGACCACATTGAGGGCAAAGCCCATTACATTCTTCAGAACATAGGGTTTTGATTGGTAGAGATAAAATAATATTGTCGACTATTATTTCGTCTATAAAAAGTTTTTCTAAGTCTTCCATATCTTTTTTAAGTATTTCTTCAGATAGTTCTATTACAGATGAAGTTTGATAGTTTTTTAAACAGCGACTACAACTTAAAACTAAATTTACTTCCATCTCACCTTCTATTATAAAAGAATCTCTGGTATGAAAGATTTCAATTTCAAGCTCAATATTATCTTTAACTTCCACTTCTTGATCTCTAAAATTAAGATCAGCTATCTCAATCTCCATCGAAACAGTTTTTTTGCCGCCTATATCACCTAAATCATTGAGGTTAATATACAATTTAATTAATCACCCCTGTAAAATAGCCACATTTTATTATATAAAAAGGAGGAGTAACTGTCAAGGAAAATATATCTATCCTTTAACTACTGACAATCTCCATTGTATCTCTTGCTATAACTAACTCTTCATTAGTGGGAACAACCAGTGCTTTAACTCTAGAATCTTCTGTAGTAATAATCTGTTCTTTAGATCTACAGTTATTTGCCTCTTTGTCCACTTTTAAACCAAGATATTCTAAACCCTCTAAGATATTTTCTCTACTGTCAATGGAATTTTCACCAATTCCAGCAGTAAAGACGATGGCATCTACTCCACCCATTGCCGCTGTATAAGCTCCAATATATTTTTTAACTCTATAATCAAAAAGTTCAAGTGCTACTTCTGCTTGATGATTACCTTCTGCTGCAGCATCTTCGACATCACGTGAATCATTACTTACACCTGAAACTCCGTAAAGACCACTTTCTTTGTTCATAATAGTGTCCATCTCTTCAGCAGAAATATCTAATTTATTCATCATAAAGGGAACTATAGCTGGATCAATATCTCCACAACGGGTACCCATAACAAGCCCCTCTAGAGGAGTGAGTCCCATACTTGTATCAACTGATTTACCATTTTTAACAGCTGCAACACTGGCACCATTACCAAGGTGACAGGTAATTATTTTTAATTCTGAGTATGGTTTATCCAATAACTCAGCAGCTCTTTTACTTACATAGCCGTGAGATGTTCCGTGAAAACCATATCTTCTCACACCATATTTTTTATAAAATTCGTAAGGTAAAGCATAAATATAAGCTTTTTCGGGCATTGTTTGGTGGAAAGCAGTATCAAAAACTCCTACCTGTGGTTTATCAGGCATTAATTCCTGACAGACCTTAATTCCCATGATATTTGGAGGATTATGTAAGGGAGCTAAATCAGCTACATCTTCCATAGTTTTAACCAATTTATCATCTATTAACACAGAACCAGAAAATTCTTCTGCTCCATGAACAACCCTATGGCCAACCGCTTCAACATCGTCCATATCATTTAAAACTCCATAGTCTTCATTTAACAAGGTATCAATCAGCAACCTTATACCTTCTTTATGATCACTTATATCCTTTTCAATTGTAATTTCCTGGCCATTACCATTTTCATAACTAATAAAAGAATCATCTATACCGATTCTTTCAACTACACCTTTTGCTAATACACTCTCATCTTCCATGTTAAATAGCTGATATTTTATGGAAGAGCTACCACTATTGATTACTAAAATTTTCATTACTTTCCCTCCTAAAAATATTGTTATCCATTTTGTGCTTGTAAAGCTGTAATAGCAGTTAAATTAACTATATCTTCAACTGAACAGCCTCTTGACAAATCATTTATTGGAGCTGCAAGTCCCTGTAATATTGGTCCAACAGCATCTGCACCGGCTAATCTTTCAACTAATTTATATCCTATATTACCTGATTGTAAATCAGGGAATATTAATACATTTGCATCACCCTGCAATTTACCGTCAGGTGCTTTTCTGGCACTAACACTTTCAACAATTGCTGCATCTAATTGTAGTTCTCCATCTAATTTTAAATCTGGAGCATTTTGATGAGCTATTTCTACAGCTTTTTGTACTTTTTCTACATATTCATGTCTGGCACTACCTTTTGTTGAGAACGAAAGCAGCGCTACTTTAGGCTCAATATCAAGCAGTCTTTTTGTAGTATCTGCTGTAGCAAGAGCTATTTCTGCTAATTGTTCAGAATTGGGAGCTGGGTTAACAGCACAATCTGAAAAAACCATTACTCCATCATGACCAAATGATTTATCTTTTAAAATCATTATTATGGCACTAGAAACAGTTGAAATTCCCTCTTCAGTCTTAACGATCTGAAAAGCAGGCCTTAATACATTCCCTGTTGAATTTACTGCACCAGCGACCATTCCATCAGCTTTATTACAGTAAATCATCATTGTTCCAAAATAAAGAGGATCTAATATTATTTCTTCAGCCTCTTCTTTACTCAGTCCCTTGTGTTTTCTGAGTTCATAAAATTCATCTCTAAATTCTGTTAAGTATTCGGAATTTTTGGGTTCGATTATATTTACTGCATTTAAAGAAACATCATGATAAATTGCAGTAGACATGATTTTGGATCTGTCACCTATAATAGTCACTTCTGCGATATTTTCTTTTACTATCGTTCTTGCTGCCTTGATTATTCTTTCATCTTCTCCTTCAGCAAGCACAATCTTTTTTGGTTCTGCTGCAGCCCTTGCTTTAAAGTCTTTTAATAAATCCATTTAATTTCCTCCCCCGTGGTTTAAAAGTTGCATTTGTTCTTTTTTTCATAATTTGATATCATATATATAATACAATATCAATTACTGAAATCCTTTAAAAATTAAAGAAGTTTGAATAGTAAAAATATTTGCTATTATCATTCTATTTAGTGAGGTGTTTATAAATGACCAATACAGCTCTAATTACTGAATATAATCCTTTTCATAATGGACATCTTTATCATCTTAAAAAAAGTAAAGAAATTACTAACAGTGAAAACATAATTGTAATTATGAATGGCAGTTTCAGCCAGAGAGCCGAAGCTGCGATAATAAATAAGTGGTCGAGAACCAAACAGGCTTTAAATTGTGGGGCAGACCTGGTAATCGAACTACCCATGGTTTTTGGTATTAGAAGTGCAGAATACTTTGCCCATTTTTCTGTTAAAACTCTGCAGAAAAGCCAGATAGTAGATACAATAGTCTTCGGCAGTGAAAGTGGAGATATTGACCTGTTAAAAGCTATTGCTGCAGCTTTTAATAATGAAAATGAGGTTTTTAAAACTAAACTATTAAATTATCTAAATAATGGTTATAATTATCCCACTGCCCGGCGTCAAGCTTTACTGGATTCTTCTCATCTTTATCCTCAATTAAATAAATATGAGCAAAAAGATTTAAAAAAGACTCTAGAAAATCCTAATAACATCCTCGGTATTGAATATCTTAAATCTTTAAATAAATTAAATTCAGCAATAGAAGCTAAAACAATCCAAAGAATTGGACCAGCATATTACAGTAATCAGGTCCAGAAAAGCATCGGCAGTGCTACATTAATTAGAAAGATTATTCAAAGCGAAAAAAAAGGTCAGGCACTTCTAAAATGCAGAAAATTAATGCCCAAAAAATCCTGGGAAATTTTAAAAAATGATATTAAATTAGGGCTATATATACCCGAAAA contains:
- the pta gene encoding phosphate acetyltransferase, whose product is MDLLKDFKARAAAEPKKIVLAEGEDERIIKAARTIVKENIAEVTIIGDRSKIMSTAIYHDVSLNAVNIIEPKNSEYLTEFRDEFYELRKHKGLSKEEAEEIILDPLYFGTMMIYCNKADGMVAGAVNSTGNVLRPAFQIVKTEEGISTVSSAIIMILKDKSFGHDGVMVFSDCAVNPAPNSEQLAEIALATADTTKRLLDIEPKVALLSFSTKGSARHEYVEKVQKAVEIAHQNAPDLKLDGELQLDAAIVESVSARKAPDGKLQGDANVLIFPDLQSGNIGYKLVERLAGADAVGPILQGLAAPINDLSRGCSVEDIVNLTAITALQAQNG
- the fabG gene encoding 3-oxoacyl-[acyl-carrier-protein] reductase, which produces MIDLKNKKVLISGSSRGIGAEIAIKLADLGADVIINYASSEDKANELRDSIKESGGNAYVIQADISDFDQAAELVKKAYKTLGGLDVLVNNAGITRDKLLLRMKEEDWDKVMDINLKGTFNCTKNAVRYLLKADNGKIINISSVIGLIGNPGQANYSAAKAGMIGFTKTLAKELASKGVCSNAIAPGFIETEMTDELKDSIKDDIINRVPLARFGRAEEVADLVAFLASDKANYINGQVISIDGGMSLG
- the cmk gene encoding (d)CMP kinase, which produces MDNVIAIDGPGGAGKSTIARRLAEELGYIHLDTGAMYRAVTYAALQEGIDLNNKEALVKLTKSIEINFNKDGEIFLNSKNVSKEIRSSQVNKNVSKTAAVKGVREILVKKHQELAAKNKVVMDGRDITTVVLKEAEHKFYLTASIEERARRRFEEMKEKNKEANYEEIKENIARRDKLDSQREHSPLKIADDAVVIDSTELSIEEVVSKIKAIIEGA
- a CDS encoding acyl carrier protein, coding for MADTIDKIIEIVAEELAVDKDEITEDSSFIEDLGADSLDVVELVMAFEEEFDVEIPDEDAENIRTVGDAVNYLEEVL
- the aroH gene encoding chorismate mutase; protein product: MYALRGAISVEENTETAIIQATKELMRKTLEENDLKEDDLVSIITSATDDLDKVYPGKAIRELGLELTPILCLQEMKVENSSAKMIRLLIHVDGHKDKQDVKHQYLKKAEKLRPDLLD
- a CDS encoding tRNA(Met) cytidine acetate ligase — encoded protein: MTNTALITEYNPFHNGHLYHLKKSKEITNSENIIVIMNGSFSQRAEAAIINKWSRTKQALNCGADLVIELPMVFGIRSAEYFAHFSVKTLQKSQIVDTIVFGSESGDIDLLKAIAAAFNNENEVFKTKLLNYLNNGYNYPTARRQALLDSSHLYPQLNKYEQKDLKKTLENPNNILGIEYLKSLNKLNSAIEAKTIQRIGPAYYSNQVQKSIGSATLIRKIIQSEKKGQALLKCRKLMPKKSWEILKNDIKLGLYIPEKEMNHLYLKIIDKIRRLNASQLRKFSGIENGLENRILDSALKYGRAAEFIGNIKSKNYTESRIRRKLLQIYFDLTEDKLKTISQSAPHYIRVLGLKKSKEYLLSEIQEKSNLKLVINPAEIIREKNLNSDDPLELSLSYDILASDLYSLHYQNYELRKSGRDYYQKLIKL
- the rpmF gene encoding 50S ribosomal protein L32, coding for MAVPKKRTSKTRKRKRRTHKKLSAPTLVECSNCHEKILPHHVCPECGHYKGKKVSGN
- a CDS encoding YceD family protein; the protein is MYINLNDLGDIGGKKTVSMEIEIADLNFRDQEVEVKDNIELEIEIFHTRDSFIIEGEMEVNLVLSCSRCLKNYQTSSVIELSEEILKKDMEDLEKLFIDEIIVDNIILSLPIKTLCSEECNGLCPQCGQNLNEGECDCEIENIDPRLQKLKEFYDD
- the fabK gene encoding enoyl-[acyl-carrier-protein] reductase FabK, producing MSLKTKLCDILEIESPIIQGGMAWVATGELAAAVSQAGGLGVIGAGNAPADVIEKEIEKVKSLTDKNFGLNIMLLSPFADDIIELAIEKKVPVITTGAGNPGKHVKRFQEMGSKVIPVVPSVALAKRMQRLDVDAVIVEGTEAGGHIGELTTMALVPQVADAVDIPVIAAGGIGDGRTLAAVLALGAAGAQIGTRFVCSTECTAAKEYKEAIINARDRDAVVTGRSTGHPVRNLKNSLTRRLDKLEQEGVDPKKIEELGTGKLRDAVVDGDIKEGSVMAGQIAGMISEIKDVKEIMDDIIRDAESVIKKNFSLIK
- the plsX gene encoding phosphate acyltransferase PlsX yields the protein MYKIAVDVMSGEKAPEELIKGAVNAAKEEADIELTLIGRYDIINQELAKLDIDKNRVKIEKADQIINMDEAPIKALKKKKNATVNVGAKLLRSGEIDAFISPGNTGSVMAGSLLRVGRIKGISRPPIAVNFPAKKGSTLVLDNGANTDCSPENILQFALMGQLYAKHIMKIDEPRVALLNIGEEKSKGNNLSKESYELLEKDPRIKNFIGNCEGRDIFEDKCDVLVTDGFVGNVVLKTTEGAASFFVELIKESFESDLRSKLAGLLIKPYLKKVLNKIDYRQYGGAPLLGIKGVVIIAHGSSDATAICNAVKAAKNSVKENIVSLIKSEVEKNEELD
- a CDS encoding acetate/propionate family kinase, which codes for MKILVINSGSSSIKYQLFNMEDESVLAKGVVERIGIDDSFISYENGNGQEITIEKDISDHKEGIRLLIDTLLNEDYGVLNDMDDVEAVGHRVVHGAEEFSGSVLIDDKLVKTMEDVADLAPLHNPPNIMGIKVCQELMPDKPQVGVFDTAFHQTMPEKAYIYALPYEFYKKYGVRRYGFHGTSHGYVSKRAAELLDKPYSELKIITCHLGNGASVAAVKNGKSVDTSMGLTPLEGLVMGTRCGDIDPAIVPFMMNKLDISAEEMDTIMNKESGLYGVSGVSNDSRDVEDAAAEGNHQAEVALELFDYRVKKYIGAYTAAMGGVDAIVFTAGIGENSIDSRENILEGLEYLGLKVDKEANNCRSKEQIITTEDSRVKALVVPTNEELVIARDTMEIVSS
- the rnc gene encoding ribonuclease III — protein: MDELNNKKNILEFEKEIEIEFSNKKLLQRALTHKSFPNENKNLSIKDNERLEFLGDSVLSLAVSTYIFNKFSDFPEGELAKMRAVVVSAPILAEAAKKLELGRYLFLGKGEEMTGGRERDSILADSMEAIFGALYLDQGFTAASDFVLKILKEDIKEVAMGNHIQDYKTMLQEIIQQDGNIRPEYEVIDEKGPDHNKTFIVAVKLKENSLGSGQGSSKKEAEQEAAKFALHKLDKIDN
- a CDS encoding lysophospholipid acyltransferase family protein, with the protein product MRKFLYKLISKIIYFIFRVFFRAKVSGQENLPQEGGVIIMSNHISLLDPPLIASVLNRPVHFMAKKELFENPILKVILYIADAFPVDRDSTDIKAVKKALNILKNDEVLGLFPEGTRGDESEVADLKDGSVMLAVRSRVPIVPVGIKNIKSKGRITINIGEAFTMEDFPKKHLSDQQQKEAAQYIKEKIVKLVNS